From the genome of Arthrobacter alpinus, one region includes:
- a CDS encoding class II fumarate hydratase, with the protein MTDTAAANAQEFRIEHDTMGEVRVPANALYSAQTQRAVENFPISGMTLEPAHIAALARIKKAAATTNAELGVLDAELARAIEAAADQVAAGNFDGDFPIDVFQTGSGTSSNMNMNEVLASLANRALVAAGSEKVVHPNDHVNASQSSNDVFPTSVHVAATSALINNLIPALAYLAESLERKEAEFATVVKSGRTHLMDATPVTLGQEFGGYAAQIRYGIERVESALPRVAEVPLGGTAVGTGINTPAGFPQRVIALLAQDTGLPLTEARNHFEAQANRDGLIEASGQLRTIAYSIMKINNDLRWLGSGPNTGLGEINIPDLQPGSSIMPGKVNPVISEAAIMVAAQVIGNDTTIALSSTNGAFELNVGIPVMAANLLQSIRLLTNTSRIMADKMIDGLTANVERARFLAEASPSIVTPLNKYIGYENGSKIAKHAIAEGLTIREAVLALGFVDRGEITLEQLDKGLDVLAMTVAPK; encoded by the coding sequence ATGACTGATACAGCCGCGGCTAACGCACAAGAATTCCGGATTGAACACGACACGATGGGCGAGGTCCGGGTTCCGGCCAACGCCCTGTACAGCGCACAGACCCAGCGCGCGGTGGAGAACTTCCCAATCTCGGGCATGACGCTGGAGCCGGCCCACATTGCGGCCCTGGCCCGCATCAAGAAGGCCGCCGCCACCACCAACGCCGAGCTCGGCGTCCTGGATGCCGAGCTGGCCCGGGCCATTGAGGCCGCGGCCGACCAGGTGGCTGCTGGCAACTTTGACGGCGACTTCCCCATCGACGTGTTCCAGACGGGCTCTGGGACGTCCTCGAACATGAACATGAACGAGGTCCTGGCGTCCTTGGCCAACCGCGCCCTCGTGGCTGCCGGCTCCGAAAAGGTGGTCCACCCCAACGACCACGTCAACGCCTCGCAGTCCTCCAACGACGTCTTCCCGACCTCCGTCCACGTGGCCGCCACCTCCGCGCTGATCAACAACCTGATCCCGGCTCTGGCCTACCTGGCCGAGTCGCTGGAGCGCAAGGAAGCCGAGTTCGCCACTGTCGTGAAGTCCGGGCGAACCCACCTGATGGATGCCACTCCCGTCACGCTCGGCCAGGAATTTGGCGGCTACGCAGCGCAGATCCGCTACGGCATCGAGCGCGTCGAGTCGGCACTGCCCCGCGTTGCCGAGGTCCCCCTGGGCGGTACCGCCGTGGGCACCGGCATCAATACCCCTGCCGGATTCCCCCAGCGCGTGATCGCCTTGCTGGCGCAGGACACCGGCCTGCCGCTGACCGAGGCCCGCAACCACTTCGAGGCCCAGGCGAACCGCGACGGCCTCATCGAAGCCTCCGGCCAGCTGCGCACCATCGCCTACTCGATCATGAAGATCAACAACGACCTGCGCTGGCTGGGCTCCGGCCCCAACACGGGCCTGGGCGAAATCAACATCCCCGACCTGCAGCCCGGCTCCTCGATCATGCCCGGCAAGGTCAACCCGGTCATCTCCGAGGCCGCCATCATGGTCGCAGCCCAAGTCATCGGCAATGACACCACGATCGCACTGTCCTCCACGAACGGCGCGTTTGAGCTGAACGTGGGCATCCCGGTCATGGCCGCGAACCTGTTGCAGTCCATCCGCCTGCTGACCAACACCTCGCGGATCATGGCCGACAAGATGATCGACGGCCTCACCGCCAACGTTGAGCGCGCCCGCTTCCTGGCCGAGGCTTCACCGTCCATCGTGACCCCGCTGAACAAGTACATCGGCTACGAGAACGGTTCCAAGATCGCCAAGCACGCCATCGCAGAGGGTCTGACCATCCGTGAAGCAGTCCTGGCTCTGGGGTTTGTTGACCGCGGCGAGATCACCCTTGAGCAGCTGGACAAGGGTCTGGACGTCCTGGCCATGACGGTCGCCCCGAAGTAG